The Verrucomicrobiota bacterium nucleotide sequence AAGGTAGGCATACGCACCCAATTTTACTCCACTTTCCAGCAATAAAGAACCATTAAACAAATGGGAGTCGGACTTAAACTCACGCATCGCAAGAGCTGGTGCGTCGTCTCCGAATATTCGCTGAACCTTGTCGATGTATCCATAGAATCCGGTTAATCCACTTTCAGTGTCAGCGTATTTGAGCGTAAACGCATCATACGTTTGTTCGTTTTGCCTCCAGCCGACATTGCCAACAAATCGGGCATTATCGAGAATGATTCGCTGCCGTCCAACGATGCCCGTAAATCCATTTTCTGAGTATGAAATTTGAGCGCGATTCAGCTCAGTTCCTACAGGATCAGCGATCACCGTTTTTCCAGCAACCGGATAAGGGTTGTAGTCGTCTTCGTCCAAAGCGCGGACATCCTCGCCTTCGATAAAGAATTTAATTCCATTAAGATCGACAGATTCAAAACCAACTCGAGATCGAAGGGTAAAAGCTTCAGAGGATTCACGCCCATCCTGGTCAGCGGTTTCAAGTCGAGCCCGAAAGTCGCCCACGAATTTTCCCACCTCCTCAATGTCCTGAGCATTCAGACCGTTTGACAAAATAGCCAGGGAAAGACCGGCAAAAGAGATAGCGTTAAGGTAGTTATTTTTCAGCTTCATAGTTCCAAGGTTAAAAAGTTTTTCGAAAGCATTCCTGCAGATGAGATGCCACCAATGCAACTTTGACCATAAACAAACCCGGTATTTTTAATTAAGTACATGAGTCAATTTCATCCACCTCCGCATAACCGTGTACGCACCAAAGTTAGCGAATTATGGATTGAATATACTTACTTTACTCCCGACCGCCTTGACTCATATCAAGAACAGAAGGGAACATTTGAACTTTAATCCAATATAAGTAAATCTGACTCGCCTAGCTCAAGCGTACCAGAGGTCAGGATACGCGCTCGCAATCCACCCTTTCCTTTAAGGAAGCCATGGGCATCCGGTGCCACGGCTGTTTCCATCCAAACACAGGGAGTCGCTTCTTGAGTACCCTCAAATTCAACAGAGCCGATTTTGAACCGTTTACCGATCAGGCTGTTTAAATCCACTCCACGGGTAATGATGTTTCTACGAAACGCGGAATTATCAAAAGGAGAATGCTCCAAAGTTTCTCGAAGAGAATCTGCCACTTCTGCAGCAAAGAAGGTCACTTGACCTTTAAAATTTTCCTGGTAATCGAAGAAACGATCGCCTTCGATTCCTTTTCCGGCGACGCAATTTGCGGTAGCGGGTGCCTGTACGCCATGGTTCAATCGCTCCATTCCAAAACGACCAAAAAAATCATGCCCGGGAGATATGTAAATCGCTTCAATTTCCATGATTCAAGTTGATCTCTATATAGTTGAGGGAAAAACGCCGGCTTCATTCCATATTCGCTCCACCATTCTGCAAAAATGAGAGGTACCCGCATAGTAATAAAGTTTAGGAGCTTTTAAATTGAATTCCTTCATTGGAAATATCGGGGAATCGAAAAAATGGAACTCGGTTCCCACCGCTTCACATAACGCATAGGACGCAGCAATGTCCCAAACACTTACCCGGTTGCTAAAAGAACCATCCATCAACCCATTTGCGGTGTAGGCGAGGTGCAGGGTACCGGTACCCATGTTGCGCATTTTAAGGCCCCTCCCTTTTAGCGCTGCAAGCAACTTGAACAATCGTTCAGCCGAAAACCCATCAAATGCCGCAAAAAGCTCATTCGATTCTGTTCGAGTACTCGGCCGCATCTCTGCCTCGCCTTCAAACGCACCCCGATTTTTTCCTCCATGCATGATCAATCTCCTCGAGGCGTCATAGATGATTCCATAAACCGGCACACCGTTTTGAAGCAGTCCCAAAGAGATGGCACACATCGACATACCCAGAGCAAAGTTGTTGGTACCGTCCACGGGATCGATAATCCATACAAACTCCGAGTCCATCGGCACCGGCTCGGTTTGGTCCTGCGTTTCTTCCGAAAAAAACTGGTCATCCGGAAAAGCTTCCAGGATACGAGCTTCCGTCTTACGCGAAATAGTTAAGTCAGCTTCCGTCACCCTTGATCGATCGGCCTTCCATTCACTGTCGACCTTCCCAAACAAACGTTGAAAGAGCGGAATCTGCTCCTCGACCGCCGCAATCCC carries:
- a CDS encoding MOSC domain-containing protein — protein: MEIEAIYISPGHDFFGRFGMERLNHGVQAPATANCVAGKGIEGDRFFDYQENFKGQVTFFAAEVADSLRETLEHSPFDNSAFRRNIITRGVDLNSLIGKRFKIGSVEFEGTQEATPCVWMETAVAPDAHGFLKGKGGLRARILTSGTLELGESDLLILD
- a CDS encoding inositol monophosphatase family protein, encoding MHGEEGIQKRITVGIAAVEEQIPLFQRLFGKVDSEWKADRSRVTEADLTISRKTEARILEAFPDDQFFSEETQDQTEPVPMDSEFVWIIDPVDGTNNFALGMSMCAISLGLLQNGVPVYGIIYDASRRLIMHGGKNRGAFEGEAEMRPSTRTESNELFAAFDGFSAERLFKLLAALKGRGLKMRNMGTGTLHLAYTANGLMDGSFSNRVSVWDIAASYALCEAVGTEFHFFDSPIFPMKEFNLKAPKLYYYAGTSHFCRMVERIWNEAGVFPSTI